Proteins co-encoded in one Octopus bimaculoides isolate UCB-OBI-ISO-001 chromosome 9, ASM119413v2, whole genome shotgun sequence genomic window:
- the LOC106868142 gene encoding uncharacterized protein LOC106868142 produces MAVTENSQQKSYGISSSVTILRPKSPTKSICDKNFITFMETNLNESFSGEESGNSWEEILCAFSAPFLFRSPNGSFLPNVNMQMYWCNFCRFKCQEKQKMIEHSQTHRFKCNYCDKESYLRKDIIKHSMKAHNEYSQIKQALKSCALLDDYLAQKEMTLKEQSDDLDKITTNEHNYFATYNISKVTSTEPCQSSVDGDNSMKECEDIDNITPSILEMPSNSLISETTEQKSLSYDPTKEQNVTLEINSGASQSVSLVVDSYINSTMNLVKVDDVNNTASKSQPSSASDLKASDSVDTYSGPLIVSVESLHPDNADQSNSSISHTEVSTTDLNTPTKRKREGPSDSDSYPEDEDIDPDYDPEEYKPNRRISKRKLSERLKTSGKSKRSGTPVTNLAPGTKFWRCRYCKCRSSKIEKIVVHLKAKHSNKPLRFISNIVGQNGQITELPEKSPNESTPPKAAESTPVENKVRPSISETKTIDLDNNKEDKQYLCFFCDTLFSNMNEVRQHMFKVHPSRKFYCIDTALKEQNKEYHTFFCCRHKCNFVNVDPEEYVSHVEKCTPIPSVEVDPGTKPTGLQQTVLFAKKLISQKDSKSNPSKKKHSHSKDTGSKKTDNSVKLTAKDTLYSCHSCDFSALGNTLIKSHILSKHPDLALSALVKKENNSLEFYFFCSKLDCDFVAQQKGELIKHSKEKHGVEMLAVDSKDIDVKPKITAIKTEDSIKKSNVTYMPAYECLYCESSCISTSLTNMKRHVQEAHPSETIVVRDCIAYKCKRPSRIYVCDNSGCIFNDLDYKQYLIHVTAHKDGVLYECLSCPTWASQDKEAFVKHVKKESNKKHSLAELRTSMKPDGSVLLKKADGTTVEQSVRLTEAPEPSAK; encoded by the coding sequence ATGGCAGTCACTGAAAACTCTCAGCAGAAATCTTATGGTATTAGTTCTTCTGTCACAATCTTAAGACCAAAATCACCCACTAAATCAATATGTGACAAAAATTTTATAACGTTTATGGAAACGAATCTCAATGAGTCCTTTAGTGGTGAAGAATCAGGGAACTCATGGGAAGAGATATTGTGTGCTTTCTCTGCCCCTTTTCTCTTTCGTTCCCCAAATGGCTCCTTTCTTCCCAATGTTAACATGCAGATGTACTGGTGTAACTTTTGTCGATTTAAATGTCAGGAGAAACAGAAGATGATTGAACATTCCCAAACGCATCGCTTCAAGTGCAACTACTGTGATAAGGAGAGTTATCTACGCAAAGACATCATCAAGCACTCGATGAAGGCACATAATGAGTACAGCCAAATTAAACAAGCCCTGAAGTCTTGTGCCCTTTTGGATGACTACCTAGCACAGAAAGAGATGACCTTGAAGGAACAAAGTGATGACCTCGACAAAATAACTACAAATGAGCATAATTATTTTGCAACTTACAATATCAGCAAAGTAACATCAACAGAGCCTTGTCAGTCATCAGTCGATGGTGACAATTCGATGAAAGAATGTGAAGATATTGATAATATAACTCCTAGTATTTTGGAAATGCCCAGTAATTCTCTGATTTCAGAAACAACTGAGCAGAAATCACTTTCTTATGATCCTACAAAGGAACAAAATGTTACTTTAGAAATAAATTCTGGTGCTAGCCAGTCAGTGTCTTTAGTTGTGGATAGTTACATAAATTCCACTATGAATCTTGTGAAAGTTGATGATGTTAACAACACTGCTTCTAAATCACAACCCAGCTCGGCCAGTGACTTAAAAGCATCAGATTCTGTTGATACATATTCAGGACCACTGATTGTGTCAGTTGAGAGTTTGCATCCTGACAATGCCGATCAATCCAACAGTAGTATATCTCATACAGAGGTTAGTACAACGGACTTGAACACTCCGACAAAGCGGAAAAGAGAAGGTCCGTCAGACAGTGATAGTTACCCAGAGGACGAGGATATTGATCCTGATTATGATCCCGAAGAATATAAACCAAACCgcagaataagtaaaagaaagttATCCGAAAGATTGAAAACCTCAGGTAAATCCAAACGTTCAGGTACTCCTGTCACTAACCTTGCTCCTGGTACAAAGTTTTGGCGTTGTAGATACTGTAAGTGTAGATCAAGTAAAATTGAAAAGATTGTTGTGCATTTAAAAGCTAAACATAGCAACAAACCCTTACGTTTTATATCCAATATTGTTGGACAAAATGGTCAGATAACTGAACTTCCTGAAAAGTCTCCGAATGAATCTACACCGCCTAAAGCCGCCGAATCCACACCAGTAGAGAATAAGGTAAGACCAAGCATCTCTGAAACTAAAACTATAGACCTTGATAACAATAAGGAGGACAAACAATATTTATGCTTTTTCTGTGACACACTGTTTAGCAATATGAATGAGGTCCGACAACACATGTTTAAAGTACACCCCAGCCGAAAGTTTTACTGCATAGATACTGCTCTAAAGGAGCAAAACAAAGAATATCATACTTTCTTCTGTTGTCGCCACAAATGCAACTTTGTAAATGTCGATCCTGAAGAATATGTGAGTCATGTAGAGAAATGCACACCCATTCCTTCAGTTGAAGTAGATCCGGGGACAAAACCCACTGGTTTGCAACAAACTGTTTTATTTGCCAAGAAACTGATTAGTCAAAAAGATTCTAAATCTAatccttcaaaaaaaaaacacagtcaTTCCAAAGACACTGGTTCAAAAAAGACAGATAACAGTGTTAAGTTGACTGCTAAAGACACACTCTATAGTTGTCATAGTTGTGATTTCTCGGCATTAGGTAATACATTGATAAAATCACATATATTATCTAAACACCCAGATCTCGCATTGAGTGCTTTGGTGAAGAAAGAGAACAACTCGTTAGAATTTTACTTCTTCTGTTCTAAATTAGATTGTGATTTTGTTGCTCAGCAAAAAGGTGAACTGATAAAACACAGTAAAGAAAAGCATGGTGTAGAAATGCTAGCTGTTGATAGTAAAGATATTGATGTAAAACCAAAGATAACGGCAATCAAAACTGAAGATTCCATTAAAAAGAGCAATGTAACATATATGCCAGCTTACGAGTGCCTATACTGCGAGTCTTCATGTATCTCTACTTCATTAACTAACATGAAACGTCATGTGCAGGAAGCTCACCCttcagaaacaattgtagtgcgTGATTGTATTGCGTATAAATGCAAGCGTCCTTCCCGCATATATGTCTGTGACAACAGTGGGTGCATTTTCAATGATCTGGACTACAAGCAATATCTGATCCACGTCACAGCACACAAGGACGGTGTGTTGTACGAGTGTCTGTCATGTCCAACCTGGGCCAGCCAAGACAAAGAGGCGTTTGTAAAGCATGTTAAGAAAGAATCGAATAAAAAACACAGCCTAGCTGAACTGCGGACTTCTATGAAGCCTGATGGCTCAGTCTTATTGAAAAAAGCAGACGGTACGACTGTTGAGCAGTCTGTGAGACTCACAGAAGCTCCTGAACCATCTGCaaagtaa